In the Arachis stenosperma cultivar V10309 chromosome 8, arast.V10309.gnm1.PFL2, whole genome shotgun sequence genome, taaaataaaataaaaggccAAAACACCAAACCCTAACATTCCAATCATCTCCAATTCTATTCTCATGAAGATCAAACCTATCTCTATTCCTATATCGGCACGTATCTCCTAAGAGCCTGCTTCCCGGCCACAGTAGCTGCTGCTGCGATCCCACCGAGGACTCCCGCAATCACCGCCGACCTTGGCCCCGACGCCGCCTTAAACAGAGCACCAGTGGCGAGCCCAGCGGCGGCGCTATTAACCATGTCATCCCTGTCAGTGAAATACTGGATCGTACTCTCCGTAACGGAGAAGATCAAGCCCAACGATCCGAGGGAGTTTCCGAGCCTGCGCCCCCTCTGAATCCCCGAATTGAGGACTCGGTTGACCCGAATCTTGAACGAGTCTCCTCGCTCAGCGGCCCTGATGCCATCGAGGGTGCCAGTTATGCCGCCGCCAACGGCGCCGGTGAGGCAGGCGATGCCGGTGTAGTAGGTGAGTTTTTC is a window encoding:
- the LOC130943672 gene encoding mitochondrial import inner membrane translocase subunit TIM23-2-like, with protein sequence MDNSLNNNDKKSQNTRFYDPYRDLKVPIHNLYNLPTSPDNLFPELANRTYRPWNEKLTYYTGIACLTGAVGGGITGTLDGIRAAERGDSFKIRVNRVLNSGIQRGRRLGNSLGSLGLIFSVTESTIQYFTDRDDMVNSAAAGLATGALFKAASGPRSAVIAGVLGGIAAAATVAGKQALRRYVPI